The sequence TTCTATAGTGTGGGAAATTACAACTTATTATTCATTAGAATGTAAATAATCCTTAAGACAACTATTAATTTGTTTAATAAGCTTTTCACAGTTATTTAGAAAATGAAACTACTCACAGTGTTGCATTATCTGTGTTTAGAAAAGAAAAGAAGAGGTTTCAACGAATTTGAAATTATATTATTTGAAATATTATTTATGCGCTCATTTGATGATAAAATTAGTTATAAAGAGATTTCTTTTGAGTAGATTATTTTTTGGATTAGTAAGCGACAAAATAGAATAATTTATTTTAACCTCATTTCGATAGTGTTCGGTCTAAAGCCCATAGCTTGATAAAATTCAATAGTTTTAATGTTATCGTAAGAAACTGTAATGGTGATATTGTCACAGCCATTACTTTTTAGCCATTTTATATGGCGGTTCATCAGTTCTTTACCTATTCCTTTGTTTCGTGCTTCTTCAACAACATGGAGAGTTTGTGGCTCACCTTGATTTCCTTCAAAAGTAGAAATACAGTAGCCAAGTAATTTTAAGCTTTCAGCATCCTCAGCTAGTGTTATTTTTATATGATCTTTATCGAAGGAGCTGAATCCATTTATTCTGTCTTCGAAAACAATATCTGAATAAAGATGTTTAAAATATTTTGATATTTTTTCATGATACTTTCTATTTCTTTCCCACACATCTTTGATAATTGAAATCTCACTAAAAGGTATATCTCTATAATTAACCATTGATTTCTCCCTCCAATCATAGAAAACTGTAAGAAAATAGAAATTTTCTATGTATATAACATTTGTTATTATTTTAATTATACAATATGACAATAAAATGTTAAATGACAACTTTTTTAAAAAGATACTGTTATATTTAAAACATGTTATATTATATAAATACAGAGGTTATAAAACTTATTAGAATTGTTAATGATGCCTTAAAAATATAGAAGATATATTTTAAAATTAGTTAATCTAATGTATAATTTTCACAAGGTATTTTATGAAAAAGTATAGAATAAATATAGTAGTTGTTTTAGATGTATTTTATAAAATAAAATATGAATGTAAGATTAGGCTATTTTCTAGTATGTTAATAATTTGAGATTTCTAGTAGGTGATTAATATTAATCAATTAAAGAAAAAACTTAGAAAATTAAAAAAATTAGAGATTAAAATCAGATTTGAGAACATTCCCATTAAGAATAAAAAAATAAATTTGGTATGGGATATGTTTTTCTGCACAAAAAATGCTGATAGTACGGATGTAAAATATTGCATGGATAAGCTAATGAAAATGAGTAAACAAGAATATAAAAATGTTATTGATGAATATTTTTTCAATGTTTATTATCAAAACTATTTAGATAATGGGTTGACTATGACTAGTATGTATGATCCTCATTTATTACAGTTATTGAATTTACCATTTGATGCAGAATTAGCTGATATTAAAAAAAGATTTAGAGAACTTGCGAAATTATATCATCCCGATAGAGGAGGAGATGAAGATAAAATGATTGAACTACTGGAAATCTATAATGGACTTATAAATAAATCATAAATCATTAGTAGTATTTACCAATTATTCATGAGACAATACAGGAGGCTTAGAAAAAATGAATAGCAAGAGAGAACAACTTAAAATAGTAAAACCCAAATTTATAAAAGAAATTGATAGTATTTGCACTGAAATTAGTGTTATTAATGACGAAGATGTATTTGAAGATGTATATGTATCAAACAGTATAATTGAAAATCAAGCAGCTGACAGAGTATGCTTTGAAGGAGTAATTTTTAAAAACGTTGATTTTATAAATATAAAACTAAATGCACTTGAGCTAACAGATGTTAGATTTGAAAACTGTGATTTATCAAATATAGATTTTAGTAGGTCAATCATACATAGGGTGGAATTTATCAATTGTAAACTCATGGGTATAAACCTAAGCGAAGCAATACTACAAAATACCATCATAAAACAATGTAATGGCAAATTTGCTATATTGAGCTTTGCACAAATGAAGAAAGTTATTATTAAAGAAAGTATATTTGAAAACAGTAATTTTCAAAACAGTAAGTTTACAAAGGTAGAGTTTAGTGATTGTAGCTTTAAAATGAGTCAGATGTCAGGAACAAGCCTATCAGGGATAGATCTTAGTAATTCCAACGTTGAAGGGTTAGGTGTAAGGCCAGAAGATATTAAAGGAGCAATAGTCTCTCCTATGCAGGCAGTGGACTTTGCAAAAATGTTAGGATTGGTTATAAAATCATAGTTGAAATATATTTATAGGTAACTATCTTGAGTTGCTATTATACTATTCTGGAGGCTAAGTTATGGAAAATAGCAAAAAAGTAAAAAGAATATTAGGTAACATGATATTTATTTCTTATTTTATTTTTATTATATATAAAAGTATTCCTTATACATATAAATTAGCACGTATAGAAACAATATATTTTTGTTTTGGTTTGCTTGCAGGATTTTGTGTAAGTGTACTTTTAACTAAAGTATTTTGGTATTTGATTAAAATAAAATATTTTTATGAAGAAAATAAAGTTAAATTTTCAAAAGTATTGTTTGGAGCATTTTTATTTTGCATTGCATTTTTAGGGTTTAGTGGTATCAGAAATAATTATTTTTCAATAATAGGTGCAGGTATTAATATAGAAAGAATTTTTATATTATCAATAGTAATTGTTTTGAGAAATAATTATAAAATAATATTTTTTCAGAAAAAGTATTAAAAAAATTATTTTAATGTGGGATTCATAGCACAAATTGAAACAAATATAAGGGGCGGTTCAAAAAAATATTTTGAGTCAGTCCCTTTATATTTTTTAGCATTAAAGATAGAAAAATGGAACAAAATTACTAATTGAATAATCAAACATGTGAATAATTAATTGTATACGAAAGAAAACTGCATTAGTCATAACTTAACTAAAAAAGGAGGTGAATTTGATGAAAAAATTAATAAAAAAAGCTAATATAAATACTACTACTGCTTTTATACCTAAATGTCTTTGTATGTGTAGCATTTTACCAGAAGGAGACGATTTTTACGACAATTCTGTAATTATTGGACTTTAACATTTTATAACTATGAAACAGATTATGAAGGGATGACCCAAAATTACTTTGAGACATCCCTTTTGCTTAATACGTTCAGACTAATTTATCTTTGATACTATTTATGTTAAAGATGGTAGAGAACATATACTTTAATATATAACTATTCAATCACTGATATTACTTCATCAACTGGCTTTCTTCCGGGGCTTTTAATTGGTGAATTTGGTACTCCAATTGGAACTATGGCAGCTAGGGAAAATCCCTTTTTTTCAAAGTTAATTGTACTTGATATCTCTTTAGCAGCATAATTGCCACTTGTCATCCAGCAAGCTCCATATCCCATTTCTGTAGCTGCTAATAATAAATTCTCTATGAGTGCGCCAATACTTTGCATTTGAGGTGACATTTCTAGTATATGATTGATTTCTTCTTCATAACCATTGACTGCTTTCAATTCTTCAAGGCCAGTAGGAGTATAAGAGCTAGCATAAACAAGTATTGCTACTGGAGCACTTCTAAAAAAGGTTGCAAACCTAAC comes from Abyssisolibacter fermentans and encodes:
- a CDS encoding GNAT family N-acetyltransferase, with product MVNYRDIPFSEISIIKDVWERNRKYHEKISKYFKHLYSDIVFEDRINGFSSFDKDHIKITLAEDAESLKLLGYCISTFEGNQGEPQTLHVVEEARNKGIGKELMNRHIKWLKSNGCDNITITVSYDNIKTIEFYQAMGFRPNTIEMRLK
- a CDS encoding J domain-containing protein; its protein translation is MININQLKKKLRKLKKLEIKIRFENIPIKNKKINLVWDMFFCTKNADSTDVKYCMDKLMKMSKQEYKNVIDEYFFNVYYQNYLDNGLTMTSMYDPHLLQLLNLPFDAELADIKKRFRELAKLYHPDRGGDEDKMIELLEIYNGLINKS
- a CDS encoding pentapeptide repeat-containing protein, translating into MNSKREQLKIVKPKFIKEIDSICTEISVINDEDVFEDVYVSNSIIENQAADRVCFEGVIFKNVDFINIKLNALELTDVRFENCDLSNIDFSRSIIHRVEFINCKLMGINLSEAILQNTIIKQCNGKFAILSFAQMKKVIIKESIFENSNFQNSKFTKVEFSDCSFKMSQMSGTSLSGIDLSNSNVEGLGVRPEDIKGAIVSPMQAVDFAKMLGLVIKS
- a CDS encoding nitroreductase family protein, whose product is MGNLDFIYNRHSIRKFSQQDVPMKDLKKILEASTYCASAKNVQNWHFVVVKNKELIENIAKAIEQKNSEIANQLNDESQKLAFTKFVRFATFFRSAPVAILVYASSYTPTGLEELKAVNGYEEEINHILEMSPQMQSIGALIENLLLAATEMGYGACWMTSGNYAAKEISSTINFEKKGFSLAAIVPIGVPNSPIKSPGRKPVDEVISVIE